From Debaryomyces hansenii CBS767 chromosome C complete sequence, a single genomic window includes:
- a CDS encoding DEHA2C11374p (uniprot|Q64L87 Debaryomyces hansenii Xylhp): protein MTTAVGLEDNSKGNIITVMSKDPLVFCIIAFASIGGLLFGYDQGVISGIVTMESFAAKFPRIFSDPDYKGWFVSTFLLCAWFGSLINSPVVDRFGRRDTIRIACVVFVIGSVFQCAGTSVSMLFAGRAVAGIGVGQLTMVVPIYMSELAPPSVRGGLVVIQQFSITIGILISFWINYGTQFIGGTKCAPDQDYKGDTFDPYIDVPQGGCYGQKDASWRIPFGLQIAPAFILGIGMSFFPRSPRWLLSRKREEEAWEALNYLRRRNNPDMIDAEFNEIKSDVLFEQKYNERKFQGKTGMSFFITSYWDLVSTKSNFKRVFIGSAVMFFQQFIGCNAIIYYAPTIFSQLGMDSNTTALLGTGVYGIVNCLSTIPAIFAIDRFGRKTLLMAGAAGTFVSLVIVGAIVGTYGDTLSKHKTAGRAAIAFIFIYDFNFSYSWAPIGWVLPSEIFSIGIRSKAISITTSSTWMNNFIIGLVTPRMLETMKWGTYIFFAAFAIIAFAFTWFVIPETKGVPLEEMDLVFGDLDALQEKQNFSRMNELSKMDSIKATTDISEAHYSD from the coding sequence ATGACTACTGCTGTTGGATTAGAAGATAATTCCAAAGGGAATATTATTACTGTTATGAGTAAAGATCCGTTAGTGTTTTGCATAATTGCGTTTGCATCTATTGGGGGTTTACTCTTTGGGTACGATCAGGGAGTTATTAGTGGTATAGTTACTATGGAGTCATTTGCGGCAAAATTCCCCAGAATTTTTTCCGATCCTGATTATAAGGGTTGGTTTGTTTCTACATTTTTGTTGTGTGCTTGGTTTGGTTCGTTGATAAACTCTCCTGTTGTTGATCGATTTGGAAGAAGGGATACTATAAGAATAGCTTGCGTTGTATTTGTTATCGGATCTGTCTTTCAATGTGCAGGTACGTCGGTTAGTATGCTTTTCGCTGGGAGAGCAGTTGCTGGTATCGGTGTCGGACAATTGACTATGGTAGTCCCAATTTATATGTCGGAATTAGCTCCACCTTCAGTAAGAGGTGGTTTAGTTGTAATACAgcaattttcaataacaataggtattttgatatcattTTGGATAAATTATGGCACTCAATTTATTGGAGGAACTAAATGTGCTCCTGACCAAGATTACAAAGGCGATACTTTCGACCCATACATTGATGTTCCTCAAGGTGGTTGTTACGGTCAAAAAGATGCTTCCTGGAGAATTCCATTTGGGTTACAAATTGCACCAGCTTTCATTTTAGGTATTGGTATGTCTTTTTTTCCAAGATCGCCAAGATGGCTCttatcaagaaaaagagaagagGAGGCATGGGAGgctttgaattatttgaggagaagaaataatccTGATATGATTGATGCtgaattcaatgaaattaaatcgGACGTATTATTTGAACAAAAATATAACGAGAGGAAATTTCAAGGAAAAACAGGAATGTCTTTCTTTATAACATCGTATTGGGATCTAGTCTCTAccaaatcaaattttaaGAGAGTTTTTATAGGCTCTGCGGTTATGTTCTTCCAACAATTTATTGGTTGTAATgcaattatttattacGCACCAACAATATTTAGTCAATTAGGAATGGATTCCAACACCACAGCATTGTTAGGAACAGGGGTCTATGGGATTGTTAATTGCCTTTCAACTATTCCTGCTATCTTTGCGATTGACAGATTTGGTAGAAAAACTTTATTGATGGCTGGGGCAGCTGGAACTTTTGTTTCGTTGGTTATAGTAGGTGCAATTGTCGGCACATATGGTGATACTTTATCTAAGCATAAAACTGCTGGTAGAGCGGCAATAgcttttatttttatatatgatttcaacttttcataTAGCTGGGCACCTATTGGATGGGTTTTACCATCCGAAATCTTCTCTATTGGAATCAGATCAAAAGCTATATCCATTACTACTTCATCAACATGgatgaataatttcataattGGTTTGGTCACCCCCCGTATGTTGGAGACAATGAAATGGGGAACATATATCTTTTTTGCAGCATTTGCTATAATTGCATTTGCTTTCACTTGGTTTGTTATCCCAGAAACTAAAGGAGTACCTTTAGAAGAAATGGATTTAGTTTTTGGTGATTTAGATGCGTTGCAAGAAAAGCAAAACTTCTCTCGCatgaatgaattatcaaaaatggaTTCAATTAAAGCTACAACAGATATTTCGGAAGCACATTATTCTGATTAA
- a CDS encoding DEHA2C11286p (some similarities with gnl|GLV|KLLA0A12045g Kluyveromyces lactis KLLA0A12045g) yields MVNKLGYAHGYAVDSASIMDEYNDRANDAGLELLGIIRNVHYVSHVNGTVLMTAMSASSKPDMAAYSDSVAFSSKYGNHVAIGGHNASDLINKILDYSPNDTKAIEKRGGYYIDWVSYSYDNVNRGLTQAWYDTDGEFGIYESTDEGLKNIDSNMGQKLCATSFSCPKAYEICSASTAENNNAFHGEVYWNAYGGVDGFCNQNNDDT; encoded by the coding sequence ATGGTGAATAAACTTGGCTATGCTCATGGTTATGCAGTAGATAGTGCTAGTATAATGGATGAATACAATGATAGAGCAAATGATGCAGGCTTGGAGTTACTTGGCATTATAAGGAATGTGCACTATGTTAGTCACGTGAATGGCACAGTTTTAATGACGGCGATGAGTGCTAGCTCAAAGCCTGATATGGCTGCCTACAGCGATAGTGTCGCTTTCTCTAGCAAGTACGGTAATCACGTGGCTATAGGCGGACATAATGCTTCTGACTtgattaataaaatattggacTACAGTCCAAATGATACCAAGGCAATAGAGAAGAGAGGAGGTTATTATATAGATTGGGTGCTGTATAGTTATGATAATGTCAACAGAGGCTTAACACAGGCATGGTATGATACAGACGGTGAGTTTGGTATATATGAGCTGACCGATGAAGGTCTTAAGAATATAGATAGTAACATGGGTCAGAAATTGTGTGCCACTAGTTTCAGTTGTCCTAAAGCTTACGAAATATGCTCAGCATCTACAGCTGAAAACAACAATGCATTCCACGGTGAAGTATACTGGAATGCTTATGGAGGTGTTGACGGATTCTGTAATCAAAATAACGACGATACGTGa
- a CDS encoding DEHA2C11352p (weakly similar to uniprot|Q8TFJ9 Debaryomyces hansenii Polyprotein) has product MILNQSYEFNCDLDMFLNNIIGLEPRVEAKILSQYHGIVGALMRNALPENLIHKYVSEKNLYGLVIWNRLYDDFGKMTAKQEADMLSKLLLKLFTSNDSLIEKMEFLESSSYDVFPLIS; this is encoded by the coding sequence atgattttgaatcaacTGTATGAATTCAATTGTGACTTAGACATGTTCCttaacaatattattgGTTTAGAACCCCGAGTCGAAGCAAAGATTCTTTCCCAATATCATGGTATTGTTGGAGCGTTAATGAGAAATGCGCTTCCTGAAAATCTTATCCACAAATATGTGTCGGAGAAGAATCTTTATGGACTTGTTATTTGGAATCGACTTTATGATGACTTTGGAAAAATGACTGCTAAGCAGGAGGCTGATATGCTTCTGAAATTGCTTTTAAAACTTTTCACTCTGAATGACTCGTTGATTGAAAAGATGGAATTTTTAGAATCGAGTAGCTATGACGTTTTCCCTCTTATATCTTGa